A region of the Denitrificimonas caeni genome:
AAATATCACCTGGGTTGATGATAAAGGTCGCACCGTTTTTCATTTCAAACTCTAGGGTCCCTGAAAGGGTGATGACATAACGCGGCTCAGGATCCTGGTGCCAATCATAAGAGCCGCCTGCGGTTGTTTCCTGAAATGAGAGGTGGGTTACTGGGAGTGATAAGCTGGCGTGATCACCGCGAGCCCCTTCTTTAAACTCAATAGTGCCTTCTTCAAACACTGAGTTACCGTCTTCACCAGTCCACATGCGAACGCAACGAATCATAATTTATCTGCTCCTTATTTATAGTGTTTTTCAGCTTATCAACTTATCTGTGATGAGCTAAGCATTATCTTGCTAGTCAGTGATTTATTTTAAATAAAGAATGGGGTTGCTTTATATTTCTACAAGTAAGAGTGAAACACTGTTTTCACGGGCCTTTATGATCCCAGCTCTTAGCCTGCCTCATATTGTATGGATAGCAAACAGGATGACAGGTAAGAATATAAGGTAAATGCCTATCGAAAATGATAAAGCTCCGGTTGCTAAGGGTAAATTTGCTTTGTATTTTTCTGCGAGTATTACTGTGGTATTTGGGATAGGTAGCGAGCAGATCAAGATGGTGATTTTAACCATTTCACGATCGATAGAAAACAGCCAACCAAAGGCTAGCACCAGAGCCGGTGCAACTAAAAATCTAAAAATGACAATCACCCACAATATTCGATTGATCTTTATATTTTTAATGCCAGATATAAATATAATAGTTCCCACAATAAGCATGGCTAAGCCAGAGGTCATGCCAGATAAGTAGCCAAGAAAGGTGTTGATGACGGCGGGAACTTTAATGCCCAAAAATAAAATACCGACCCCCAGTGCAAATGCAATCAAGGGCATGTTGACTATTTCTTTTCCGATACTTTTAACCAAACCTTTGCAGCTTTTGGTATCTATTGCTTTGCTATCCAATAAGTACAACCCCAGCGTCCAATAAATAAGAGTTTGTGCTGCATAAGTTAGCAGAGCATAAGGCAAGCCATGGTAGCCATACACAGCAAGGGTAATGGGGATACCAAAGAAAATAGTACTGCTCATTGAGCATAAACCGATAAATAGCCCTCTGTCTGCTGGGTTGACCTTAATCACTTTTGTGAGCAAATAAGATAAAGCCATTAAGGTTAAGATAACCGCGGTGGGTAATATCACGTAAGGCAATAGCCTAATGAACTCACTGTGAGTAAAGTCGCTGGTTATTGATAAGACTAGAGTGGCGGGTAACGTTATGTTCAGGAGTAGTTTAGTCAAAGTGGTATTGCTGGCATCGGTTAACCACTTCGCCTTAGCCAGGGCTATGCCTAAGCTAACCACCAAGAAAAGTACCAATACGTTTAAATAATCATTCAGCATATATATTCCTTTATCCTTAGATGGCTTAAGCCACTACACGCCTCAATAGGAGGCTGTTGTTTTATAGGAAATTAGCACATACGATCTTTGTCTTGCTTAAAGTTATTACTCTTTAGTGCAGTGAAGTGAGCTGGGTAGCGCTATAAAATTTAGCTGGTATTGGTACTATGAGTTTGAGTGCTTACTTA
Encoded here:
- a CDS encoding AEC family transporter is translated as MLNDYLNVLVLFLVVSLGIALAKAKWLTDASNTTLTKLLLNITLPATLVLSITSDFTHSEFIRLLPYVILPTAVILTLMALSYLLTKVIKVNPADRGLFIGLCSMSSTIFFGIPITLAVYGYHGLPYALLTYAAQTLIYWTLGLYLLDSKAIDTKSCKGLVKSIGKEIVNMPLIAFALGVGILFLGIKVPAVINTFLGYLSGMTSGLAMLIVGTIIFISGIKNIKINRILWVIVIFRFLVAPALVLAFGWLFSIDREMVKITILICSLPIPNTTVILAEKYKANLPLATGALSFSIGIYLIFLPVILFAIHTI